The DNA segment GATGCCGGGGCGGGCGCCAGGCCGTCCGGCTCCCCTGTCCCGTGGCCCCCTGTTCCCTGACGCCATGAGAACCCTGCGCGGGAAGGAGGACGCCGTTCCATGACTGCCATCACCCACTGGATCCATCGCCTGTCCCCCCAGACGCTGGCCGGCAGGCGCACGTTGGTGGGCTACATCTTCATTTCGCCCTTCATTTTGGGCTTCCTGCTCTGGTTCCTGCTCCCGGCCGTCACGGCCCTCTGGCTGGCGGTGAACGACTGGAACCTGATCCGACCGCCCCGCTTTGTGGGGGCGGACAATTTTCTGAAAATGGGCACGGATAGGCTCTTCTGGCAATCCCTGAAGGTGACCACCGTTTTTTCCATTATTTCCGTGCCCGTGGGGCTGGTCTTGAGTTTTCTGCTGGCCCTGCTCATGAACACCAAAGTGCGGGGGATCGCCTTCTTCCGCACCGTCTACTACCTGCCCAGCATTGTCCCTGCGGTGGCCAGCGCGGTGCTGTGGGCCTGGATCTTGAACACCGAGTTTGGCCTGCTCAACGTGCTGCTCCAGGCCCTGGGGCTGCCCAAGGTGCCCTGGCTGCAGGACCCGGAATGGGCCTTGCCTGCGCTGATCCTGATGAGCCTGTGGGGCCTGGGCGGCAGTATGATCATTTACCTGGCCGGCCTCCAGGGCATCCCCGAGACCTACTACGAGGCCGCGCGCATCGACGGCGCGGGCCGCTGGGCCCAGCTCCGCCACATCACCATTCCCCTCATGTCGCCCATCATCTTCTTCAACCTGATCATGGGGATCATCGGCTCGTTTCAGATCTTCACGGCCGGTTACCTGGTGACCAACGGTGGGCCGCAGAATGCCACCCTGTTCTACGTACTCTACCTCTACCGCAACGGCTTTGAGTACCTGGACATGGGCTATGCCGCTGCGTTGGCCTGGATTCTCTTTTTCATCATCCTGGCCCTGACCCTCTTCGTCTTCAAATATGTGGGGCGCATGGTGCATTATGAGATTTCCCCGTGAATCTCGCCCTGATGCCCTGGCAGTGGAAACAACGATCTGGCACATGGAGAATCGGCGATGACTCGAATCAGTAAAGCGTCCCCGGCATCCGCCTCTATGGCCGTGGGGCAGACCCGGCCTCGCCTGGCTCAGGCCGTGGACATCCTGGCCGATGGTGAACGTTGGTGGCGTCTGCTGGTGTGGCTAATCCTGGTGGCCGGCGCCGTGGTCATGGCGTTGCCCTTTGTCTGGCTGGTGAGCAGCTCGTTGAAGCTGGAGAACGACATCTTCGTCTTTCCGCCGGAGTGGATTCCCAATCCGGTTCGCTTCCAAAACTATGTGGACGCCCTGACCTACAAGCCCTTTGGCCGCTACATCGCCAACACCCTGCTTATCGTCCTCCTGAACGAAATCGCCATCCTGTGGTCGGCTTCCTTCTGCGCCTATGGCTTTGCCCGCCTGCGCTTCCCCGGCCGGGATTTCTGGTTTTCCCTGCTGCTGGCCACCATGATGGTGCCCTATTTCGTCCTCATGGTGCCCCAGTTCGTCATTTTTACCCGCCTGAACTGGATCGACACCTTTCTGCCCCTGACGGTGCCCTTCTTCTTCGGCGGCGGCGCCTTCAACATCTTCCTCCTGCGCCAGTTCTTCCGTTCCCTGCCGGAGGAGCTGGCCGACGCGGCCCGCATCGATGGCTGCAACGAGTTCCTGATCTACGGACGCATCATGCTGCCCCTGGCCAAGCCGGCCCTGGCCACCGTGGCCATCTTCACCTTCCTGAACGGCTGGAACGACTTCATCGGCCCCCTGCTCTACCTCAACTCGCCGGAGAAGTTCACCGTGGCCATCGG comes from the Litorilinea aerophila genome and includes:
- a CDS encoding carbohydrate ABC transporter permease, which encodes MTAITHWIHRLSPQTLAGRRTLVGYIFISPFILGFLLWFLLPAVTALWLAVNDWNLIRPPRFVGADNFLKMGTDRLFWQSLKVTTVFSIISVPVGLVLSFLLALLMNTKVRGIAFFRTVYYLPSIVPAVASAVLWAWILNTEFGLLNVLLQALGLPKVPWLQDPEWALPALILMSLWGLGGSMIIYLAGLQGIPETYYEAARIDGAGRWAQLRHITIPLMSPIIFFNLIMGIIGSFQIFTAGYLVTNGGPQNATLFYVLYLYRNGFEYLDMGYAAALAWILFFIILALTLFVFKYVGRMVHYEISP
- a CDS encoding carbohydrate ABC transporter permease, whose translation is MTRISKASPASASMAVGQTRPRLAQAVDILADGERWWRLLVWLILVAGAVVMALPFVWLVSSSLKLENDIFVFPPEWIPNPVRFQNYVDALTYKPFGRYIANTLLIVLLNEIAILWSASFCAYGFARLRFPGRDFWFSLLLATMMVPYFVLMVPQFVIFTRLNWIDTFLPLTVPFFFGGGAFNIFLLRQFFRSLPEELADAARIDGCNEFLIYGRIMLPLAKPALATVAIFTFLNGWNDFIGPLLYLNSPEKFTVAIGLATFRSVMRTRWDLLMAASTAMIVPVVLLFFFAQRYFIQGIVLTGLKG